A DNA window from Pyrus communis chromosome 3, drPyrComm1.1, whole genome shotgun sequence contains the following coding sequences:
- the LOC137729235 gene encoding NADH dehydrogenase [ubiquinone] 1 beta subcomplex subunit 9-like translates to MSGVSTAAYVARRAAQKEKVRILYRRALRDTLNWAVHRHLFYPDADALRERFETNKHVEDPDTIDRLIANAEATYNKWRHPDPYIVPWAPGGSKFHRNPTPPAGIEIVYDYGKEDND, encoded by the exons atgagcGGAGTGTCAACAGCAGCGTACGTAGCTCGTCGAGCAGCTCAGAAGGAGAAGGTTCGGATCCTCTACAGGCGAGCCCTCAGAGACACTCTCAACTGGGCCGTTCACCGCCACCTCTTCTACCCAGAT gcTGATGCCCTCCGCGAGAGGTTCGAAACCAACAAGCATGTG GAAGATCCTGACACCATTGATAGACTCATAGCGAATGCCGAAGCCACTTACAATAAGTGGCGCCATCCCGATCCTTACATTG TTCCTTGGGCCCCCGGTGGTTCTAAGTTTCACCGAAATCCTACTCCACCTGCTGGG ATTGAGATAGTATACGACTATGGAAAAGAGGATAACgactaa
- the LOC137729519 gene encoding kinesin-like protein KIN-7E produces MGAIGGEEAVKWEKMQGASAREEKILVLVRLRPLSEKEVAANEVADWECINDTTILYRNTLREGSTFPTAYTFDKVFRGDCSTRQVYDEGAQQIALSVVNGINSSIFAYGQTSSGKTYTMNGITEFTVAEIFDYIHAHEERAFVVKFSAIEIYNEAVRDLLSTDNTPLRLLDDPERGTIIEKITEETLRDWSHLKELLSTCEAQRQIGETALNDKSSRSHQIIRLAIESSAREFLGKGNSTTLAASVNFVDLAGSERAAQALSAGMRLKEGCHINRSLLTLSTVIRKLSKGRNGHVNYRDSKLTRILQPALGGNARTAIICTLSPARSHVEQTRNTLLFACCAKEVTTKAQVNVVMSDKALVKHLQKELARLESELRTPGPPSSTCDYPALLRKKDLQIEKMDKEIRELKKQRDLAESRVEDLLRMVRKDNDSRQPSDDLNPKWNAGDVSDDEGSVSSSVADPHYMNGVRKFSNPHFDDRDGESSAEEVYGQINEKLRSDSCQSLDYPAGGTAEGTDDNCKEVRCIEMEESSTDKNSGSLALSTVESEVTSGDTSVAGQEMISTPVNADREGSQMQSGFTYGTLEQRLHNVQMTIDSLGNPYPEKQSRSLKLTRSWSCRENLMAGSSSPDKSERTPPNWFEKSFPGRPEGFSGRKVPLLHYDSNARLSRNDSQSSLGSAVDELGGQTADEDITSVHTFVTGLKKMAKNLENDRQLVNGQDQETGEKFEKKVKDVGVDPMLELSENPDWPLEFERQQRAIFELWQTCHISVVHRTYFFLLFKGDPTDSIYMEVELRRLSFLKETFSRGDQAVENGQALTLASSMKAIGRERVMLSKLMQKRFSSEERKRLFQKWGIALDSKRRRLQLANCLWSNTNNMNHITESAAIVAKLVMFVEQGQALKGMFGLSFTPPKARRRSFGWKNSMASLI; encoded by the exons ATGGGGGCAATTGGTGGGGAAGAGGCAGTGAAGTGGGAGAAGATGCAAGGAGCAAGTGCTCGCGAAGAGAAGATTCTGGTTTTGGTGAGGTTGAGGCCTCTGAGTGAGAAGGAGGTTGCAGCAAATGAAGTAGCAGATTGGGAATGCATCAATGACACAACCATCTTATACCGAAACACGCTGCGGGAAGGGTCTACATTTCCAACTGCCTATACATTTG ACAAAGTATTTCGGGGTGATTGCTCTACAAGGCAGGTTTATGATGAAGGAGCCCAACAAATTGCTCTTTCAGTTGTCAATGGTATCAACT CAAGTATTTTCGCATATGGTCAAACAAGCAGTGGGAAAACGTACACCATGAATGGTATAACAGAGTTTACAGTAGCAGAAATATTTGACTATATACATGCG CATGAGGAACGAGCTTTTGTTGTTAAGTTTTCAGCAATTGAGATATACAATGAAGCTGTTAGAGACCTCCTAAGCACAGATAATACTCCACTTAGGCTGCTAGATGATCCTGAG CGGGGAACCATAATAGAGAAAATCACAGAGGAAACTCTGAGGGACTGGAGCCATTTAAAGGAGCTCCTTTCTACTTGCGAAG CTCAAAGACAGATAGGGGAGACAGCATTAAACGACAAAAGCTCTAGATCACATCAAATTATTAGATTG GCAATTGAAAGTtctgctcgtgagttcctaggCAAAGGCAATTCAACCACCCTTGCAGCTAGCGTG AACTTTGTGGACTTGGCAGGAAGCGAGCGTGCAGCCCAGGCATTATCAGCTGGGATGAGATTAAAAGAAGGCTGCCACATTAATCGCAGTTTACTAACTCTTAGCACTGTTATTCGCAAGCTAAG TAAAGGAAGGAATGGCCACGTCAATTACAGAGATTCAAAGCTAACACGCATACTGCAGCCTGCCTTGGGTGGTAATGCTAGAACAGCCATCATTTGCACTTTGAGCCCTGCACGAAGCCATGTTGAGCAAACAAGAAACACTCTTTTGTTTGCATGTTGTGCAAAAGAAGTGACTACAAAAGCACAGGTCAATGTAGTCATGTCAGATAAGGCCCTGGTTAAACATTTACAGAAAGAGCTGGCTAGATTGGAGAGTGAGTTGAGGACACCTGGACCTCCTTCGTCAACTTGTGATTACCCAGCGTTGCTTAGAAAGAAAGATCTTCAGATTGAAAAG ATGGACAAGGAAATTAGAGAGCTGAAAAAGCAACGTGATCTTGCTGAATCACGAGTGGAGGATTTACTGCGGATGGTTCGAAAGGATAACGATTCCAGACAA CCTTCAGATGACCTTAATCCTAAATGGAATGCTGGGGATGTGTCAGATGATGAAGGCTCAGTATCATCAAGTGTGGCTGATCCTCATTATATGAATGGCGTCAGAAAGTTCAGCAATCCTCATTTTGATGACAGAGACGGTGAGAGCAGTGCCGAGGAGGTATATGGACAGATTAATGAGAAGCTTAGATCTGATTCGTGCCAGAGTCTAGATTATCCCGCAGGTGGGACTGCAGAAGGTACTGATGACAACTGCAAAGAAGTCCGCTGTATTGAGATGGAAGAGTCAAGCACGGACAAGAATTCTGGATCCCTTGCTTTATCTACTGTTGAAAGTGAAGTAACATCTGGGGATACAAGTGTAGCAGGTCAAGAAATGATATCAACCCCAGTGAATGCAGATAGAGAAGGGAGTCAGATGCAAAGTGGTTTTACATATGGCACATTGGAGCAGAGACTACATAATGTACAGATGACCATTGATTCTCTTGGTAATCCTTACCCTGAAAAACAATCTAGAAGTTTAAAGTTAACTAGGAGCTGGAGTTGTAGAGAAAATCTCATGGCTGGCTCATCTTCTCCGGATAAATCAGAGAGAACCCCACCTAATTGGTTTGAGAAAAGCTTTCCTGGGAGACCAGAAGGTTTTAGTGGGAGGAAGGTTCCCCTATTACATTATGATTCCAACGCAAGGTTGTCAAGAAATGATTCTCAATCTTCCCTTGGGAGTGCCGTGGATGAGTTAGGAGGACAGACTGCAGATGAGGATATTACCAGTGTTCATACTTTTGTCACGGGACTAAAGAAAATGGCCAAAAATCTTGAGAATGACAGACAACTTGTCAACGGTCAG GACCAAGAGACGGGGGAAAAGTTTGAAAAGAAAGTGAAAGATGTAGGAGTAGATCCAATGCTGGAATTATCAGAAAATCCTGATTGGCCACTGGAATTTGAGAGACAGCAGAGGGCCATATTTGAACTTTGGCAAACTTGCCATATATCAGTGGTCCATCGAACCTATTTTTTCTTGCTCTTCAAAGGTGATCCAACAGATTCCATTTACATGGAGGTAGAACTTAGGAGACTATCTTTCCTCAAGGAAACTTTTTCCCGTGGAGATCAAGCTGTCGAAAATGGTCAGGCGCTCACACTCGCTTCAAG CATGAAAGCTATTGGTCGGGAGAGAGTAATGCTAAGCAAGCTGATGCAGAAAAGGTTTTCGTccgaagagagaaagagactcTTCCAGAAGTGGGGTATTGCACTGGATTCAAAGCGCAGGAGGCTGCAGCTGGCCAACTGCTTGTGGAGTAACACAAATAATATGAACCACATTACAGAGAGCGCCGCCATTGTTGCAAAGCTGGTGATGTTCGTAGAGCAGGGGCAGGCCCTCAAGGGAATGTTTGGGCTTAGTTTCACACCCCCTAAAGCACGGCGTAGATCCTTTGGATGGAAAAATAGCATGGCATCCCTTATATAA